The Colletotrichum destructivum chromosome 7, complete sequence genome contains the following window.
TACTCGGACAACTCCAACGGCAACTACCGCGGCCCCGGCCAGGCCCTCAtctcggacgacggcgcgctcTTCCACGACGTGACCGCCCCGGGCCAAGGGTCCTACACCGTCCCGCTGGCCCGCCTACGCGGCGGCTTCCGATACCTCACCCTGTATCTCGTGACCACCCCCAGCAACTCCACAACCAAGGCGGAGGGTGCGACGCTCtccatcgacgacgtctcGCTCGAAATCGTGTTCCAGCCGACCTGGTCCAACCTTCGCGCCTACCAGGGCTACTTCCACTCCTCCGACGACCTCCTCAACAAGATCTGGTACAGCGGTGCCTACACCCTCCAGACCAACGCCGCGCCTCCCGAGACGGGCCGCGTGCTGACCGAGGACATCTGGGACGGCGGCTGGTCCAACGACGCctggctcggcgtcggctcgtccctcctcctcgacggcgccaagCGCGACCGCTGGATCTGGCCCGGCGACATGGGCGTCGCCGTGCCCTCGGCCTTTGTCAGCACCGGCGACCTCGAGTCCGCCCGCAACGCCATCCAGACGATGTTCGACTTCCAGCGGCCCTCAGGCATCTTCCCCCGCGCCGGGCCGCCCtacctcgacgccaccaGCGACACCTACCACATGTGGACCATGATCGGCGCCTACAATTACGTCCTTTTCTCGGGCGACTTGGCCTGGCTCGCGAGCAACTGGGCCACCTACCTCCGCGCCATGGATTACATCTACGCCAAGGTCCTGCCGGCCACGGGCATCCTCAACGCCACGGCCACGGGCGACTGGGCGCGCTACATCAACTCGATGAACGGCAGCGCTCCCAATATGCTCCTCTATCGCACCCTCACGACGGgcgccttcctcgccgacctcgccccCGTCGGCAACGGCTCCAactcatcgacgacggcgaaccTCACCGAGGCCTGGCTCTCGCGCGCCGAGACCctcaaggaggccatcatGACGCACCTCTGGGACCCCGCCAAGGGCGCCTTCATCGACGGCTACAAGAACCGCACGCTCTACCCGCAGGACAGCAACAGCtacgccgtcgccttcggcgTTGTCGACCCCtcgggcgccgaggcggcgtccATCTCGCGCGTTCTGACGGAGAACTGGACGCCCATCggcccctcgtcgcccgagcTGCCGGGCAACGTGTCGCCCTTCATCTCGAgcatcgagctcgaggcgcaCTTCGTCGCGGGCCGCCCCGACCGCGCGGTCCAGCTGATGCGCGACAGCTGGGGGTGGTATCTGCAGCACCCCAACGGCACGGGTTCGACGGTTATTGAGGGgtacctcgccgacggcaccttTGGGTACCGCAGCACGCGCGGGTACACGAACGACCCGAGCTACGTGAGTCACGCGCATGGGTGGAGCAGCGGGCCGACGAGCACGCTGACCGAGTACCTCGTCGGTTTGCGCGtgacaaggccggccggcgccgcgtgGAGCCTGAGGCCCGCGTTCGGCGAGGTGCCGGAGGCCCAGGCCGGCTTCACGACGGCGCTGGGGCAGTTTAGCGCCCGGTGGAgggtcgagggcgccgtcgccacggTGGAGTGGGACGTGCCCGAGGGCACGAGGGGGTGGGTGGAGCTcggaggcgaggagggaagTTGGGTGGATGGCGGGAAGGGGACGGCGAGCGTCCGGGTGAAGGGGTCGTGTGGTTCACGGTCCAAGAGACGGGAAAGGCTCGACTCGAGCGAGTGAGcgaggcgatgatgacgagggccGCACTCGTGGGGTTGATGGTGAAGCGCTAGACTCCGACTACTgtcgggggaggggtgggaagCTGGATACGAGATGCCTCGTAACACGAGGCCCCGAGCGATCCGATTGCTCCAGTACCTACATCTAGCTGATGGGCGTTGAACATGCTCTACGAGCTTAGTCGGGGCGGACTTCCCGGGGAGCCAAAAAAATCACCACAGACTCGCCCCCCTTACGGATCCCCGAAGTCGATTCACTCTGGGACTCCGGGACGTcgttttcccccctcccccgtccgGGTGCCCGAAACCCCTATGCTCGACTAGCCAGCAAGTCAAAACAGCAGTCCCGTCATGAGTCCCTGGGCGGCGTCTGTGTGGCACGTCACGAAGTTCGGCCGATGTGGGCGTCCGCCGTCGGGCTGTCTGAGCGGGCTGTGCTGGATGGACATCTGGGCCGCATGTCGGAGACAAGGAGACGTCTGTCTGGAAGGGAACGATTTCGGCAGGGTTGGTGTTGGGTATGGGGAAACCGGGCCATGGCAAAACGCTGCGGTCGCCTCATGTGTGGATCTAAGCCATCTGAATAGTTGACAAGTTTCGCTGGCACAAATGTGCCAGACGCGTTGTGAAAATCAACCCGCGCGACTCAACGTTGGTACATggctcctcccccccctcccaagtCGGAAACGGGATAGGCGCCGTTGTTAGTCCCAACTTTGACGTGCGCCAAAGTCAAAGCCAAAATGGGCGCCAGGTAGGCAGGCGGCCCCTGTTTCGATGTTTATTTTTtttattcttctttttcttttccatcAGCCTTGAACCCCAGCCGGAGTCGCCGTCGGAAGGGtggtcccccccccaaaggaCTAACTCAAGCCCGGGCCGGCAATGGGTCAGGGCCGATAGTTTTGACGGGCGTGAACGACAAGCGAGTATAatgcagaagaagaagaaaaaaatgCAGGACAGGTTTCCTGGGTATTCTTCCAGTAAATAAGAGATAGGCTGATGGGTGTAGATAGATATGCTAATGATGCCGTATGCCCGTTTACAGCCGCTTTCCGTGAAGCGGCTGGATGCTCGTCAGTCGGTAGTGTGTGTAAATACGACGCAGCCGCTTGAAGCTGATATCAACAAAATAAtgctctctgtctctctctctctctcgctcgctcATTCTGGGTCATTCTCGGGCATAGCTCCCAATTCCAGAGAATCTTTTCGAGACGACCTCATCCCCCGTTTCCAAATACTCGTTACCATGGGCGCAACAAATAGCTCTACCGTGTCAGGGGCCAAGACCAGCGCTTGCTCAAGGCCGCATCGCCCTCATCATGCTATGCCAAAATGAAAGGCGGGGAAAATAAAGAGAATTACCGCCGTTTCCCCCATCTCCAAAACGCCAAGAACACCAAGCCTGATTGATGTATTCCCAAATTGAATCAGTCGCCCCCGCAAACcaataataataaaaaagACCTAGCTCCTCCGAGCAAAACTCCCTCCTCTTGTTCTCATAGTCATCAGCTCGTCGACACCTGGGCCGTCTCGGGGTCCCCGGGcggggccgaggcggcggccctCGCGGCCCTGCGGTCCCTCCTCTCGGCTTCGCggatcctcctccttcgctggcggcggcgctggcccTCTGGCCCGCCCTCCTTGCAGGCGTCGATGCAGTGCATGATCATGTAGAGGAAGtgcatgacggcggcgatgagctgCAGCCACATGTACCAGGGGGCCCAGGTGTTCTTCTCGACGCGCAGGGGGTCGTCACGCCAGGCGCGGTACTCGCGGTTGGGGCTGCCGTTGCGCCAGCCGTTGAGGATGATGAAGtagaagaaggcgacgaggccgaggacgaagaggacgaagtcggcgacgacgatggcgccggtgCGCATGCGCGGGATCTGGCCGGTCGTGTTGGCGAGTGTcaccatctcggccatggagaagatgatgccGGAGATGGActgttgggggggggggggggggggggtaatTCGGTTAGTCCGTGTATTAAGGAGGAGAGACAACAAGAGGGGTAAAGGGCTCACAGTGACATATCCGAGGGGAAAGTGGAAGCCGTATCTCGAAaggatgatgagggcggcgagagcgcacacctcgaagacgacgagggccaggCGCAGGCAGAATTGGAGGATGCCGTAGAAGGCGGGGATGCGCGGGCGCGCCATGCTGGCACGGCGGGGAGTCGCCTCGGTCGCTAGGTGTGGTTGGTGATGCTACGGTGAAATCATCCGCCAGCGGAGAGTTGCcgtggtgttgttgttttgaCCGGTACGTGTAACGGTGTTAATGGGAGTAGCCAGTCGGAAAGTTCGGTCGGGATTATCGGGGTAGACACGGGTGGTTGAGGCGTTTGCGACGTCGGACGGCGCCAGGCAGGGTTCGTCTCCGGTCGACTGTATTCTTTTTTTCCGTATTATCCTCTattttccttcttcttgttttcttATTCCCTGGAGGATTGTGGATCTCCGGCAACGGTCACTCAAGACGGCCGGGTTTCGGCggaagatggcgatggcgaggaagaagcggaAGACGAACAGCGCTGGGCGACGTTGGGCGGAAGAGAgtgaagagaagaaaagagaggaagacgaggaggaggtgaaGGAAGAGGCTGGGGAACAGTGCAGGGTGCAGGGTGCAGGTCGTCGAAATGGAGGGCCAAGGGATCTCTCTCGCTCCTCTCTCGCTTGATTCCTCCCCGACCGGACCAACCAGTGACCACCGGACGGGAATCCCTGCTTCTacactgcactgcactgcactgctGCAGTACTTGGACCAAAGAAGCAAGTGGGTGTGGGTAGGCGAGTGAGGCTTTGCCGTTTTTCTCTGCAGAACAATGGAGAtgggagaaaagaaaaagcaaaaaaagGCTAATGATCTATAcggtaggtaggcaggtaggtaggtatgtagACACGAATGGCGGGTTGAGGAATGAAAGCCCGGCAAGATGGACAATGCAATGGGGGGGGTCGGGGAAGGGGACTTTCTCGCGGGGAGATAGAGGGGGAACATAAGAGAGTAAGTAAAATTCGTGGTCAAGACTAATGAAGATGGAAAATGGGGTTGCCAAGAATGTACGGGCAAGGTGCATCTCTAGGCAAAGTACAtcttggagggggggggcgtggaagggagagggagcaTGCATCAATCCATTGGCGACGGAGGCGTGGGAGGGCACGGGAGGGAGATGCATTGAGCATTGTACAGGAGCAACTGATGGTTGGGACTCCTCTGTACAAAGTACAGATACGCTACACGTGTGAGTAAGGTAAGGTTAGTCGCTGACGGGGTGGTGAAGAATGGCGGACACTAAAGCTGTCTCGGTCCCTCTCCCATCGttctatctctctctccctggTTTGTCTCTTGGATGCTGCCATGGTTGCTCATGCGAGCCCGGTACAGATCCATGCGGTGCCCATGCCGTGTTGAATTCCTCTCCGTAGGCCGTATCCTGCGTCCATGTTCTGCGGCGTCCTGTTCGCCAGGTAGGCTGTGCGGCGCGGCGCTGCATGAGGCGGGAAAAGGCAAACCATGGAGGATCCAAGGAGGGGGACGGCTAATATGCATGCGACGGCGTGGTCGGGGCAGGCCCTTGAAGTTGAGtga
Protein-coding sequences here:
- a CDS encoding Putative six-hairpin glycosidase superfamily, alpha-L-rhamnosidase, six-hairpin glycosidase, producing MVSSKSLLVSFSLVAGTLAQSCWRNATCTHPTEASFPGPWDANNFAPDSRTARPKSVLSLSTGEPLTTFTSSSSSSSAVQVLKGNGSALVFDFGVLVGGVTTVNYTLTGAGPATLGLAWTEAKNWIGEYSDNSNGNYRGPGQALISDDGALFHDVTAPGQGSYTVPLARLRGGFRYLTLYLVTTPSNSTTKAEGATLSIDDVSLEIVFQPTWSNLRAYQGYFHSSDDLLNKIWYSGAYTLQTNAAPPETGRVLTEDIWDGGWSNDAWLGVGSSLLLDGAKRDRWIWPGDMGVAVPSAFVSTGDLESARNAIQTMFDFQRPSGIFPRAGPPYLDATSDTYHMWTMIGAYNYVLFSGDLAWLASNWATYLRAMDYIYAKVLPATGILNATATGDWARYINSMNGSAPNMLLYRTLTTGAFLADLAPVGNGSNSSTTANLTEAWLSRAETLKEAIMTHLWDPAKGAFIDGYKNRTLYPQDSNSYAVAFGVVDPSGAEAASISRVLTENWTPIGPSSPELPGNVSPFISSIELEAHFVAGRPDRAVQLMRDSWGWYLQHPNGTGSTVIEGYLADGTFGYRSTRGYTNDPSYVSHAHGWSSGPTSTLTEYLVGLRVTRPAGAAWSLRPAFGEVPEAQAGFTTALGQFSARWRVEGAVATVEWDVPEGTRGWVELGGEEGSWVDGGKGTASVRVKGSCGSRSKRRERLDSSE